One window of Micropterus dolomieu isolate WLL.071019.BEF.003 ecotype Adirondacks linkage group LG13, ASM2129224v1, whole genome shotgun sequence genomic DNA carries:
- the LOC123981999 gene encoding surfeit locus protein 4, which yields MWFQWNEQRDYIEATWSCGYFLATCFVLLNLIGQLGGCVLILSRNFVQYACFGLFGIIALQTVAYSILWDLKFLMRNLALGGGLLLLLAESRSEGKSMFAGVPSMGESSPKQYMQLGGRVLLVLMFMTLLHFDSNFFSILQNMVGTALIILVAIGFKTKLAALTLVMWLLAINVYFNAFWTIPAYKPMHDFLKYDFFQTTSVIGGLLLVVALGPGGVSMDEKKKEW from the exons ATGTGGTTCCAGTGGAATGAGCAGAGAGACTACATTGAGGCTACCTGGAGCTGTGGCTACTTCCTGGCTACGTGCTTTGTGCTGCTTAACCTCATAGGACAGCTGG GTGGTTGTGTCCTCATCCTCAGTAGAAATTTTGTACAGTATGCCTGCTTTGGACTATTTGGTATCATAGCACTACAG ACTGTTGCATACAGCATTTTATGGGACCTTAAATTTTTGATGAG AAACCTCGCCCTCGGAGGTGGTCTGCTACTGCTGCTGGCAGAGTCTCGTTCAGAAGGAAAGAGCATGTTTGCCGGAGTCCCCTCCATGGGAGAGAGTTCGCCAAAGCAGTACATGCAGCTGGGTGGTCGAGTACTGCTAGTGCTCATGTTCATGACTCTGCTACACTTTGACTCCAACTTCTTCTCT ATCCTGCAGAACATGGTTGGCACTGCCCTCATCATCCTGGTGGCCATCGGCTTCAAAACCAAGCTAGCGGCATTGACCCTCGTCATGTGGCTCCTGGCTATCAATGTCTACTTCAACGCTTTCTGGACCATCCCTGCCTACAAGCCCATGCACGACTTCCTCAAGTACGACTTTTTCCAGACCACCTCCGTCATCGGCGGTCTGCTGTTGGTGGTGGCGCTTGGACCTGGTGGAGTGTCCATggatgagaaaaagaaagagtggTAG